GCCCAGAGCCTCCTCTCTGGCCTTGGTCGCTAGTTTGGAGCGAAGTTCAGGATCGTTGGAGAGCCGCTGGACGCAATCCGCCAATGCGACCGAATCGCCAACGTCGTAAAGTAGCCCTGTCTCTTCGTTGTCAATCAAGTCGCCCGTCGCGCCCCCGTCTGCGGCAACGATCGGGCGCGCAGTCGCCATCGCCTCGACGGTTACGCGTCCAAACGCCTCAAAGTGAGAACAGACGAGGGCGATATGGCATTCGCAAAACGCGCTCCGCGGATCATCACTGATACCGCGAAACTTGACTGCGTCGGAGATCCCCAGACGCCGTGAACGCCTGATAAGCAATCGCTCGTACTCTCGATCGGCCTCACCAAAGAGATGCAATTCACAGTCAATGTGGCGATTTCGCAGGTGGGCCAGAGCAACGACCGCGTCAAGTTGCCCTTTATGCGGATTCATCCGTCCAACCAATGCCAATTTCAGCGGTCCGTCCCCTACGATAACGCCAGAGGGCGGATCCTCTAACCATCCCTCCGCGAGCGGTCCGTTTGGAATGGGAACGACGGAACAATTGGGCATATATGGAGCGACTGCCGCGGCCAGAAAGTCCGAGTTGACGATTACCTCTTCCGATAGAGATTCAACAACCGCGTAGGTAAATTGTTTTCCCGCGTAGAACATCCAGCCAAAATCACGATCGACCAACTCTCGCAAATGCCAAACATGGGGAAGTCCAGCTTTGGCTGCAAAGAATGCGCCCCATGGGCAAACGCTCGTGTTTGAATAAACGACGTCAAAGGTGCAGCCAATTGCGTCTGCCAGGCGACCAACGCAATCGATCATTCGCTGTCCATCCCAGATTCTTCGCGAAGCGTCTAGAGAGCTCCCACACCACCACAATTCCGAAAATTCGACGTTGGGAACTAGCTCCGAAAAGTTAAATACCGCCGCCCCCAGATGTTTCGCCGACTGCTCCAATGGCCCGCATTCAGGAACGACGACGGAGACTTCGATATCCGCTTGAGGACAAAGCTCCGCCAGTAGCTCGGAAAAAGAACGACCTCCCCCATGCGTTAACGTCGCACTGTGCGAAAATAGCAGAACTCGTAGCGGAGAATTCTTCATTCGGTTTCAATAAGAGTTGCGTCAACGAGGGTATTCATCGCCGGCGTCGCAAACGTCGCGTGAACTACACCCGAGAGTCGCGGCACACTACGAATAGCGATCATAATCGAGCGCGGGATACTAGGTCGTAGACGTCTTCAAGTTTTTCAATATTCTCTAAACTATGCTGCGTTTGGACGTGGCGCAAAGCCGATTGAGCCAACTGAGGCCATTGGCGGTGCGATTCCCTTAATCGAACGATCTTATCGGCAAGATCAGGAACATCATCCTCCTCAGCTAGGAAATCGACGTACGCGCTACAGACAAAAGGAATATCGGCATGCGTCGTACTGGCTATGGGAAGCCCCATCGCCATCGCCTCGACTAGGATCGTCGGGGCGCCCCCTTCGGTGTCGCCATCCGCCGCCGTTCGACTCGGAGCGACCAAGATGTGGGAGGCCTCCAGTTCCGACTTCATGGCGTCGCGCGAGCAGTACCCGCAAAAAACGACGCGATTCGCGATTCCCAATTCGTTCGCCAAATGCTCCATTTCCTCTCGGCAAGGTCCATCGCCAATGACAGACAACCGAAAAGGACCGATTTTATCCTGGGACACTCCCAGTGCGCGAAGAAGGATCGGCAGCCCTTTCTTATCCACGAAACGGCCAACAAAAACGAGCTTCAACTCTTCGCCTTCCACCAGTTGGCGCTCCCGAAATTTATAGGCGCCGTCGAAGATCAGGGGCACAATATGAATCTTCTCCGGTGGACACTCCAACGCGACAAGTCGCTCTCGCATCGCGGGCCCCTCAACGATGAACGCGTCGCCACTTTGAAACAGCAACTTGTACCTCGCTCTCCAACCCTCCTCGTTCGGAATTGCTGACGCATCGCGTCCATAAAAGCTCGTCACAAGAGGTAGTTTATGCCGTTCGCACATGGCCAACGCTTCCCATCCACGGGGACCGAAGTGAGCATGGACAACGGTAGGTTGAACTTGCCGCACAAACTCCGCCGGACCTATCCGCGATCGCGAGAAAACGCGTTTGACGAACCGCGAAACAAGTCTTCCTACTCCAGCAGCCGGCATTTCGCGAAGTAGCACATGCTCGATTGGGAATTGGTCTTGATTGATGCGGGTAGCGGCGTAGGCCCAACTCTCGTAACGTCTTGGAGAACGTACGAAGTCAAATACGAACGTCTCGGTAAGCTCAAATGCGGAGTGAACGAAATGAGCGACACAAGG
The genomic region above belongs to Blastopirellula retiformator and contains:
- a CDS encoding glycosyltransferase family 4 protein codes for the protein MKNSPLRVLLFSHSATLTHGGGRSFSELLAELCPQADIEVSVVVPECGPLEQSAKHLGAAVFNFSELVPNVEFSELWWCGSSLDASRRIWDGQRMIDCVGRLADAIGCTFDVVYSNTSVCPWGAFFAAKAGLPHVWHLRELVDRDFGWMFYAGKQFTYAVVESLSEEVIVNSDFLAAAVAPYMPNCSVVPIPNGPLAEGWLEDPPSGVIVGDGPLKLALVGRMNPHKGQLDAVVALAHLRNRHIDCELHLFGEADREYERLLIRRSRRLGISDAVKFRGISDDPRSAFCECHIALVCSHFEAFGRVTVEAMATARPIVAADGGATGDLIDNEETGLLYDVGDSVALADCVQRLSNDPELRSKLATKAREEALGRYSRAKYGRSVEDVLRRAATNKARKTCAQVLGAHLDLVADWIYRSIEHQATIERMKVLERTWSEFFSKVAGRILRGIRP
- a CDS encoding glycosyltransferase, with the protein product MNSTCHPPCVAHFVHSAFELTETFVFDFVRSPRRYESWAYAATRINQDQFPIEHVLLREMPAAGVGRLVSRFVKRVFSRSRIGPAEFVRQVQPTVVHAHFGPRGWEALAMCERHKLPLVTSFYGRDASAIPNEEGWRARYKLLFQSGDAFIVEGPAMRERLVALECPPEKIHIVPLIFDGAYKFRERQLVEGEELKLVFVGRFVDKKGLPILLRALGVSQDKIGPFRLSVIGDGPCREEMEHLANELGIANRVVFCGYCSRDAMKSELEASHILVAPSRTAADGDTEGGAPTILVEAMAMGLPIASTTHADIPFVCSAYVDFLAEEDDVPDLADKIVRLRESHRQWPQLAQSALRHVQTQHSLENIEKLEDVYDLVSRARL